In one window of Spartinivicinus marinus DNA:
- the fabI gene encoding enoyl-ACP reductase FabI, which produces MGFLAGKKALIVGVASKKSIASGIAAAMHREGAELAFTYQNDKLKSRVEEYAQEWGSNPELCFPCDVTNDEEIANVFTELNKKWDGVDIIVHSVGFAPGDQLTGNFVDVTTREGFRVAHDISAYSFIALAKAAKAMLEGRNGSLLTLSYLGAERTMPNYNVMGLAKASLEASVRYLATSMGPDGTRVNAISAGPIRTLAASGIKSFRKMLSYNEKQTPLRRNVTIEEVGNVAAFLCSDLASGVSGEITYVDGGFNITAMGALEEE; this is translated from the coding sequence ATGGGTTTTTTAGCTGGAAAAAAGGCACTAATTGTCGGTGTTGCCAGTAAAAAATCAATTGCCTCTGGTATTGCTGCAGCCATGCACCGTGAAGGTGCTGAACTGGCTTTTACTTACCAAAATGACAAACTAAAGTCTCGGGTGGAAGAATATGCTCAAGAGTGGGGGTCAAACCCTGAGCTATGCTTTCCTTGTGATGTAACCAATGATGAAGAAATTGCTAATGTTTTCACTGAATTAAATAAAAAGTGGGACGGCGTTGATATTATTGTTCACTCTGTTGGTTTCGCCCCTGGTGACCAACTCACAGGCAATTTTGTCGATGTGACTACCCGTGAAGGTTTTAGAGTTGCTCACGATATTAGCGCCTATAGTTTCATCGCTTTAGCAAAAGCTGCTAAAGCGATGCTTGAAGGACGCAATGGCTCATTACTTACCTTGTCTTATTTAGGTGCAGAGCGGACTATGCCTAATTACAATGTCATGGGTCTAGCAAAAGCAAGCCTAGAAGCTTCTGTACGTTATCTAGCGACTAGCATGGGGCCAGATGGCACTCGGGTCAATGCTATTTCTGCTGGTCCTATTCGTACTCTTGCAGCATCTGGAATAAAAAGTTTCAGAAAAATGCTTAGCTATAACGAAAAGCAAACACCTTTACGTCGTAATGTGACTATTGAAGAAGTCGGTAATGTTGCTGCCTTTCTGTGTTCAGATCTCGCCAGTGGTGTATCCGGCGAAATCACTTATGTAGACGGCGGTTTCAATATTACTGCAATGGGTGCTTTGGAGGAAGAATAG
- a CDS encoding SurA N-terminal domain-containing protein, whose translation MLQGIRDNAQSWITKVIVILIIFSFAIFGLESIRLVATSNGVVSVNGEDISPQEVQRAMTLQRNQLIQQMGDNFDPSLINEDELRSSAIESLINEQILVQAAEDAGMYVTDQVINEYILQNPSFQVEGQYNKDRFQLAISSLGLSPQQFRQYLRQQVLVNQYTIGVSASDFVLDNEINTVLKLDQQTRSIQYLTLQQDKIKAAIKPTEDEIKAYYEANKDDFKTPEQIQVDYVVLDRANYLEAIEVSDKEVQERYEALVADLEKEAKKRRQVAHILFEINDDLTEEKAKALADEVKQKLANGGDFAKLAKAYSSDKVSAEKGGDLGVVEKGFFGEEFDLALADLKEGEVSEPVKNDFGYQIIKVTGIDKAEVPSFAQKKDEIVKSLKQEKAELAFAEKKEEFGLKAYESDSLKTLADEFELAVQTSDYFDANGGKGLFANKVLVNEAFSDEVIQDSENSKAIEVDEGKWVVVHLKDRKPAAIKPLDEVAETVKTAIINKQAEEQIKAQAEQLLAKLKEGKALELVAKEAGLELKKAENIKRSAATLPRQLVEESFKMPRPAEDKQSFSQTTLLGGNVAVIALSSVKTPEKIKEDGQQKQFLTRYLTGQQGRQMIASLQQNLRENADIERNL comes from the coding sequence ATGCTGCAAGGTATCAGGGATAATGCACAAAGCTGGATAACAAAGGTTATTGTTATCTTAATTATATTTTCTTTTGCTATTTTTGGGCTTGAGTCCATTCGTCTAGTAGCTACCAGTAATGGTGTTGTTTCTGTCAATGGCGAAGATATATCACCCCAAGAAGTACAACGAGCAATGACGCTGCAACGCAATCAGCTGATACAACAAATGGGGGATAATTTTGATCCTTCATTAATTAATGAAGATGAGCTACGTTCAAGTGCTATTGAATCATTAATTAATGAACAAATATTGGTTCAGGCGGCTGAAGACGCAGGCATGTATGTTACTGATCAAGTCATTAATGAGTATATTCTGCAAAATCCTAGCTTCCAGGTGGAAGGTCAATACAACAAAGACCGATTTCAGTTAGCTATCAGCTCGTTGGGGTTGTCTCCTCAACAATTTCGTCAGTATTTGCGTCAGCAAGTATTGGTTAACCAATATACAATAGGTGTTAGTGCTTCTGATTTTGTGTTAGATAATGAAATTAATACAGTACTAAAGCTTGATCAACAAACTCGCAGTATTCAGTATCTTACTTTGCAGCAGGATAAAATAAAGGCTGCAATTAAACCAACCGAAGATGAAATAAAAGCGTATTACGAAGCTAATAAAGATGATTTTAAAACCCCTGAGCAAATTCAAGTTGACTATGTGGTACTAGACCGTGCCAATTACTTGGAGGCTATAGAGGTTTCTGATAAAGAAGTGCAAGAACGTTATGAAGCACTTGTTGCTGACTTAGAAAAAGAAGCTAAAAAGCGCCGCCAAGTTGCGCACATCTTATTTGAGATTAACGATGATTTAACAGAAGAAAAAGCTAAAGCGCTTGCTGATGAAGTGAAGCAAAAATTAGCTAATGGGGGAGACTTTGCCAAACTAGCTAAAGCTTATTCCAGTGATAAAGTATCTGCAGAAAAAGGCGGTGATTTAGGTGTTGTTGAAAAAGGCTTTTTTGGTGAGGAATTTGATTTAGCATTGGCTGACCTTAAAGAGGGAGAGGTGTCTGAGCCAGTTAAAAATGATTTTGGTTATCAGATTATCAAGGTGACAGGTATTGATAAGGCAGAAGTACCAAGCTTTGCTCAAAAGAAAGATGAAATAGTGAAGTCATTAAAACAGGAAAAAGCTGAGCTGGCTTTTGCTGAGAAAAAAGAAGAGTTTGGTTTAAAAGCCTATGAGTCAGATTCTTTAAAAACGCTGGCAGATGAGTTTGAGCTGGCTGTGCAAACCTCTGATTATTTTGATGCCAATGGTGGAAAAGGATTATTTGCTAACAAGGTGTTAGTTAATGAAGCCTTTTCTGATGAAGTTATTCAAGATTCAGAAAATAGTAAAGCCATTGAGGTGGATGAAGGTAAGTGGGTTGTTGTTCATTTAAAAGACCGTAAGCCTGCTGCAATTAAGCCACTTGATGAAGTCGCTGAGACAGTAAAAACAGCGATCATTAATAAACAAGCTGAAGAACAAATCAAAGCGCAAGCAGAGCAATTATTGGCGAAGTTAAAAGAAGGAAAAGCTTTGGAATTAGTAGCTAAAGAGGCAGGACTTGAGCTTAAAAAAGCAGAGAATATTAAACGAAGTGCAGCTACTTTACCTCGCCAACTGGTAGAAGAAAGTTTTAAAATGCCCCGCCCAGCTGAAGATAAACAAAGCTTTAGTCAGACCACATTGTTAGGAGGTAATGTAGCGGTTATTGCTTTAAGTTCGGTGAAAACACCTGAAAAAATCAAAGAAGATGGACAGCAGAAGCAATTTCTCACTCGTTATTTGACAGGTCAGCAAGGTAGGCAAATGATAGCCTCACTGCAGCAAAATTTAAGAGAAAATGCTGACATAGAGCGTAACTTATAA